One segment of Synchiropus splendidus isolate RoL2022-P1 chromosome 4, RoL_Sspl_1.0, whole genome shotgun sequence DNA contains the following:
- the llph gene encoding protein LLP homolog, with product MAKSLRSKWKRKMRAEKRKKNAPKELARLKQALGSGVKGEAVMAEVQEIATVVPADKVKKADVDMEDAAATEGQMETDSKRNKKTLLNEHGQYPVWMSQRQAKKMRAQRTGQKGPGKKKKKGLAW from the exons ATGGCAAAGAGCCTGCGGAGTAagtggaagaggaagatgagggcggagaagaggaagaagaacgcCCCGAAAGAGCTGGCCAGGCTGAAGCAGGCTCTGGGCTCCGGTGTGAAGGGCGAGGCGGTGATGGCGGAGGTGCAGGAGATCGCCACGGTGGTGCCCGCAGACAAGGTCAAGAAAGCCGATGTCGACATGGAAGACGCTGCAG CCACGGAGGGTCAAATGGAGACGGACAGCAAACGCAACAAGAAAACCCTGCTGAACGAGCACGGCCAGTACCCGGTGTGGATGAGTCAGAGGCAGGCCAAGAAGATGCGGGCGCAGAGGACAGGACAGAAGGGTCcgggcaagaagaagaagaagggactGGCCTGGTGA